From the genome of Candidatus Hydrogenedentota bacterium, one region includes:
- a CDS encoding metallophosphoesterase, with the protein MTAPRVDKLAHIADLHFWEIVCNPLRLLNKRFLGNANVVLRRAREFPMDRAESFADTVAATGAATAVLTGDFTSTATDREFELAKRFVEGLARRGLRVWAIPGNHDVYTYEAARKRRFERYLGDFLPKEGLPASVPLPGGTPLVLVPTVCPNFLSARGRITEDEVARTAALIEAAPEGPVIVAGHYPCLHQTDGYASTWGRRLRNADTLRNVLGRAGRPILYLAGHVHRFSCASDTLHATLCHVTTPAFFLDCRHDGTRGAFTEVHAGAEGFAVFRHAFRDNWSREQVLGA; encoded by the coding sequence GTGACCGCGCCACGTGTCGATAAGCTGGCCCATATCGCCGACCTCCATTTCTGGGAGATCGTGTGCAACCCGCTCCGGCTGCTGAACAAGCGGTTCCTCGGGAACGCGAACGTGGTCCTGCGTCGCGCCCGCGAATTCCCCATGGACCGGGCCGAATCCTTCGCGGACACCGTAGCGGCCACGGGCGCCGCAACGGCGGTGCTCACGGGCGACTTCACCTCGACCGCAACCGACCGCGAATTCGAGCTGGCAAAGCGTTTCGTCGAGGGACTCGCCCGCCGCGGCCTGCGCGTCTGGGCCATTCCCGGAAATCACGACGTATACACGTATGAAGCCGCCCGCAAACGGCGTTTCGAGCGGTATCTTGGCGATTTCCTGCCGAAGGAGGGACTGCCTGCGTCCGTGCCGCTGCCGGGCGGCACGCCGCTGGTGCTGGTTCCAACCGTGTGCCCGAACTTCCTGAGCGCCCGGGGCCGCATAACCGAAGACGAAGTCGCCCGCACGGCGGCCTTAATCGAGGCCGCGCCCGAAGGGCCGGTGATTGTGGCGGGCCATTATCCATGCCTGCATCAGACGGACGGCTACGCCAGCACCTGGGGCCGGCGCCTGCGCAACGCCGATACGTTGCGGAACGTCCTGGGCCGCGCGGGGCGGCCCATCCTCTATCTGGCGGGGCACGTGCACCGCTTCAGCTGCGCCAGTGACACGTTGCACGCCACGCTATGTCACGTGACTACGCCCGCTTTCTTCCTGGACTGCCGCCATGACGGGACGCGCGGGGCGTTTACGGAAGTGCACGCCGGCGCAGAAGGCTTTGCCGTGTTTCGGCATGCCTTTCGCGACAACTGGTCACGCGAGCAGGTTTTGGGCGCTTGA
- a CDS encoding peptidylprolyl isomerase, with protein MFKNLLLRRAWAACLAVWASAAAFGQAPDLASMDIVQRSVPDGPVAIVRGTPIERDAYLAYYENELITLAQMTERTEFADSDRVKIALACLAKMVQREILYQEAVKRKLTVPDQKVQEAYEHDLSVLRQRFERKDGQPITDDDIVKITGQPLDQIRDAVRRSLLIDAAFDQIAKEQNITVTDKEIEEFRSEHPELFQRPDSVHLRQIFIRPKPNPQNATPEQWAAARAEIEKALARVRAGENFEAVARAVSQAPDAQRGGDMGDVPAEKLPSFYAEAVKGMKPGGISGVIQSEYGLHVVQFIESKGGTQVSLEEARPRIETALGQTKAELAVASWCQPIMSDPAQVKVFLHLEQTLATLPESEEDKK; from the coding sequence ATGTTCAAGAATTTGTTGTTGCGGCGCGCTTGGGCGGCCTGTCTTGCGGTGTGGGCATCAGCCGCGGCGTTCGGCCAGGCGCCTGACCTCGCCAGCATGGACATCGTCCAGCGGTCCGTGCCGGACGGCCCGGTCGCGATCGTGCGCGGCACACCCATCGAACGCGACGCGTATCTCGCCTACTATGAGAACGAGTTGATCACGCTGGCCCAGATGACTGAACGCACGGAATTCGCGGACAGCGACCGCGTGAAGATCGCGCTCGCCTGCCTGGCCAAGATGGTGCAGCGCGAAATCCTCTACCAGGAAGCGGTCAAGCGCAAGCTCACGGTTCCCGACCAGAAAGTCCAGGAAGCGTACGAGCATGACCTCTCCGTGTTGCGCCAGCGTTTCGAGCGCAAGGATGGCCAGCCCATCACGGATGACGACATCGTCAAAATAACGGGCCAGCCGCTGGACCAGATTCGCGACGCCGTGCGCCGCTCCCTGCTGATAGACGCAGCGTTCGACCAAATTGCCAAGGAACAGAATATCACGGTAACGGACAAGGAAATAGAGGAGTTTCGTTCCGAGCACCCGGAATTGTTCCAGCGGCCCGACTCCGTTCACCTGCGACAGATCTTCATCCGCCCGAAACCGAACCCGCAGAACGCCACGCCGGAACAGTGGGCCGCCGCGCGGGCGGAAATCGAGAAGGCGCTGGCCCGCGTGCGCGCGGGCGAAAACTTTGAGGCCGTCGCGCGCGCCGTGTCGCAAGCGCCGGATGCGCAACGGGGCGGCGACATGGGCGATGTGCCCGCGGAGAAGCTCCCGTCTTTCTACGCCGAGGCAGTCAAGGGCATGAAACCGGGCGGCATCAGCGGCGTAATTCAGAGCGAGTACGGGCTGCACGTCGTCCAGTTTATCGAAAGCAAGGGCGGCACACAGGTGTCGCTGGAAGAGGCGCGGCCGCGCATCGAAACAGCGCTTGGGCAAACCAAGGCGGAGTTGGCCGTAGCCTCTTGGTGTCAGCCCATCATGAGCGACCCCGCGCAAGTCAAGGTGTTCCTCCACCTGGAACAGACTCTCGCAACCCTGCCCGAAAGCGAAGAAGACAAAAAATAG